A genomic window from Methanobacterium sp. BRmetb2 includes:
- a CDS encoding 50S ribosomal protein L32e, whose translation MRKKFKRQEYARYKKLGQKWRKPKGRTSKMRRYEKGKPAMPSVGYGSPSETKGLHPSGFEDVLVCNIRELESLDPDTQAGRISSTVGRRKKEIMIEKAKELGIKVLNKNL comes from the coding sequence ATGAGAAAGAAATTTAAAAGACAGGAATATGCCAGGTACAAAAAACTTGGTCAAAAATGGAGAAAACCCAAGGGCAGAACAAGTAAAATGCGAAGATATGAAAAGGGTAAACCAGCTATGCCCAGTGTTGGTTATGGATCTCCAAGCGAGACAAAAGGTCTTCATCCATCCGGTTTTGAAGATGTGCTTGTTTGCAATATAAGGGAACTTGAGAGTTTGGATCCAGACACTCAAGCAGGTAGAATCAGTTCCACAGTCGGCAGAAGAAAAAAAGAAATAATGATTGAAAAGGCAAAGGAATTAGGAATAAAAGTTCTTAACAAAAACCTTTGA